In a genomic window of Streptomyces sp. NBC_01231:
- a CDS encoding urease accessory protein UreD, with the protein MSPSSQLAADRATSSLGKPPAGAQEPAGHPDGVRATARIRAAHNGRVTTLPQLRSDGPFHLRRMRTHGKAATVGIIGAMSAPLGGDRLTLDITAEDRAELEVTTAAATLALRGPTTDAATYDVRLTVGEHAHLRWLPQPLISASGSNLRQTYTVELAATARLVLREEQLLGRADEEPGHLVTRILVHRGGRPLLDQHTAYGAPEPGWDGPAVLNGHRAVGQLLIVDPRIDVRRDAVLLGKGVKDGYAVLAPLAGGPALLATAIAPSTSQLRKMLDEAHAHAHALAR; encoded by the coding sequence ATGAGCCCCTCGTCCCAACTCGCCGCAGACCGGGCCACGTCCAGCCTCGGCAAACCTCCAGCCGGCGCCCAGGAGCCCGCCGGACACCCGGACGGCGTGCGAGCCACCGCCCGCATCCGCGCCGCGCACAACGGACGCGTCACCACCCTCCCGCAACTGCGCAGCGACGGCCCCTTCCACCTGCGGCGCATGCGCACCCACGGCAAGGCCGCCACGGTGGGGATCATCGGCGCGATGAGCGCCCCGCTCGGTGGCGACCGGCTCACCCTCGACATCACCGCCGAGGACCGGGCCGAGCTGGAAGTCACCACAGCCGCCGCCACACTCGCCCTGCGCGGCCCCACCACCGACGCGGCCACCTACGACGTGCGGCTCACCGTCGGGGAGCACGCCCATCTGCGCTGGCTGCCACAGCCCCTGATCAGCGCCTCCGGGAGCAACCTGCGCCAGACCTACACCGTCGAACTCGCCGCCACCGCACGGCTCGTACTGCGAGAAGAGCAACTCCTGGGCCGGGCCGACGAGGAACCCGGCCACCTCGTCACCCGGATCCTGGTCCACCGCGGCGGGCGCCCGCTACTCGACCAGCACACGGCCTACGGGGCGCCAGAACCAGGCTGGGACGGCCCGGCTGTCCTGAACGGGCACCGGGCCGTCGGCCAGCTCCTCATCGTTGACCCGCGCATCGACGTCCGACGAGACGCCGTACTGCTCGGCAAAGGGGTCAAAGACGGGTATGCCGTCCTCGCGCCGCTGGCAGGCGGCCCGGCGCTACTCGCCACCGCAATCGCACCGAGCACCTCACAACTGCGGAAAATGCTCGACGAGGCACACGCACACGCACACGCCCTCGCCCGCTAA
- a CDS encoding DUF2083 domain-containing protein, which yields MPSFHGPRCRCQLPFSRASRPSVDLGRRAKRPRPHRARHPVGMGCRICERMEGPQRAAPLLGHPL from the coding sequence ATGCCGAGTTTTCACGGCCCCAGGTGTCGCTGCCAACTTCCCTTCAGCAGGGCGTCAAGGCCGAGTGTGGACCTGGGCCGGAGGGCCAAGCGACCTCGGCCGCATCGCGCCCGCCACCCCGTCGGGATGGGCTGCCGCATCTGCGAACGCATGGAGGGCCCACAGCGGGCGGCGCCGCTGCTCGGCCACCCACTGTAG
- a CDS encoding cold-shock protein — translation MATGTVKWFNSDKGYGYISQDDGGADVFVHFSAIQTNGYRSLEENQRVEFEVTQGQKGPQAEMVRPL, via the coding sequence ATGGCAACAGGCACTGTGAAGTGGTTCAACTCCGACAAGGGGTACGGCTACATCAGTCAGGACGATGGCGGCGCGGACGTGTTCGTCCACTTCTCAGCCATCCAGACCAACGGATACAGAAGCCTGGAAGAGAACCAGCGGGTGGAGTTCGAGGTCACCCAGGGCCAGAAGGGTCCGCAAGCGGAAATGGTCCGCCCCTTGTAG
- a CDS encoding metalloregulator ArsR/SmtB family transcription factor: MLTVASDIDVLARFGRALADPIRCRILLALRETPAYPADLAEALGVSRTRLSNHLACLRDCGLVVTVPDGRRTRYELADKRLGHALDDLRTAVVAVETDRTCLDADAKGCC; this comes from the coding sequence GTGCTGACTGTTGCCTCCGACATCGACGTCCTGGCCCGGTTCGGGCGCGCGCTCGCCGACCCGATCCGCTGCCGCATCCTGCTCGCCCTGCGCGAGACTCCTGCCTACCCTGCGGACCTCGCCGAAGCACTCGGCGTCTCCCGCACCCGGCTGTCCAACCACCTCGCCTGCCTGCGTGACTGCGGCCTGGTCGTCACTGTGCCCGACGGCCGCCGCACCCGCTACGAACTGGCCGACAAACGCCTCGGCCACGCGCTCGACGACCTGCGCACCGCTGTGGTCGCTGTCGAGACCGACCGCACCTGCTTGGACGCCGACGCAAAGGGGTGCTGCTGA
- a CDS encoding cation transporter, whose translation MTAISLGPSPARRDALARRIRMLVTATITYNVIEAVVALTAGTLASSTALIGFGLDSIIEVTSAAAVAWQFSAREHAVREAREKTTLRIIALSFFALAAYVTADAVRALAGTSEAERSLPGIVLAALSLAVMPFLSAAQRRAGRELGSASAVADSKQTLLCTYLSAVLLVGLVLNATLGWSWADPVAALVIAAVAVKEGRDAWQGKGCCAPSTATVSAADAGAGDACGCRPGCDCCT comes from the coding sequence ATGACCGCGATATCCCTCGGCCCCTCCCCGGCCCGCCGCGACGCGCTCGCCCGCCGGATACGCATGCTGGTCACCGCGACCATCACCTACAACGTCATCGAGGCGGTCGTCGCCCTCACGGCCGGAACCCTCGCCTCCTCCACCGCCCTGATCGGCTTCGGCCTCGACTCGATCATCGAGGTCACCTCAGCCGCCGCGGTCGCCTGGCAGTTCTCCGCCCGAGAGCACGCCGTACGCGAGGCCCGCGAGAAGACCACCCTGCGCATCATCGCGCTGTCGTTCTTCGCCCTCGCCGCCTACGTCACCGCCGACGCCGTCCGCGCACTGGCGGGCACCAGCGAGGCCGAACGCTCCCTCCCCGGCATCGTGCTCGCCGCACTGTCCCTCGCGGTCATGCCGTTCCTGTCCGCCGCCCAGCGCCGCGCGGGCCGCGAACTGGGCTCCGCCAGCGCGGTCGCCGACTCCAAGCAGACCCTGCTGTGCACCTACCTTTCCGCCGTGCTCCTGGTCGGCCTGGTCCTCAACGCCACCCTCGGCTGGTCCTGGGCCGACCCCGTCGCCGCCCTCGTCATCGCGGCCGTCGCGGTCAAGGAAGGCCGCGACGCCTGGCAGGGCAAGGGCTGCTGCGCTCCGTCCACCGCAACGGTTTCGGCTGCCGACGCCGGGGCGGGCGACGCATGCGGCTGCCGACCTGGCTGTGACTGCTGCACCTGA
- a CDS encoding DNA-directed RNA polymerase subunit alpha, whose product MLIAQRPSLTEEVVDEFRSRFVIEPLEPGFGYTLGNSLRRTLLSSIPGAAVTSIRVDGVLHEFTTVPGVKEDVTDLILNIKQLVVSSEQDEPVVMYLRKQGPGLVTAADIAPPAGVEVHNPDLVLATLNGKGKLEMELTVERGRGYVSAVQNKQLGQEIGRIPVDSIYSPVLKVTYKVEATRVEQRTDFDKLIVDVETKQAMRPRDAMASAGKTLVELFGLARELNIEAEGIDMGPSPTDAALAADLALPIEELELTVRSYNCLKREGVHSVGELLARSEADLLDIRNFGAKSIDEVKAKLAGLGLGLKDSPPGFDPTAAALGADDDADAGFVETEQY is encoded by the coding sequence GTGCTGATTGCTCAGCGTCCGTCTTTGACCGAAGAGGTCGTCGACGAGTTCCGTTCCCGGTTCGTGATCGAGCCGCTGGAGCCCGGCTTCGGCTACACCCTCGGCAACTCCCTGCGCCGCACGCTCCTGTCCTCGATCCCGGGTGCGGCGGTCACGTCCATCCGCGTCGACGGCGTTCTGCACGAGTTCACCACCGTGCCGGGCGTCAAGGAGGACGTCACCGACCTGATCCTGAACATCAAGCAGTTGGTCGTCTCCTCCGAGCAGGACGAGCCGGTCGTGATGTACCTGCGCAAGCAGGGCCCGGGTCTGGTCACCGCCGCCGACATCGCGCCCCCGGCCGGTGTCGAGGTGCACAACCCCGACCTCGTCCTCGCCACGCTCAACGGCAAGGGCAAGCTGGAGATGGAGCTGACCGTCGAGCGCGGTCGCGGTTACGTCTCCGCCGTGCAGAACAAGCAGTTGGGCCAGGAGATCGGCCGGATCCCGGTCGACTCCATCTACTCGCCGGTGCTGAAGGTCACGTACAAGGTCGAGGCCACGCGTGTGGAGCAGCGCACCGACTTCGACAAGCTGATCGTCGACGTCGAGACCAAGCAGGCCATGCGTCCGCGTGACGCCATGGCGTCGGCCGGTAAGACCCTGGTCGAGCTGTTCGGTCTGGCCCGTGAGCTGAACATCGAGGCCGAGGGCATCGACATGGGCCCGTCCCCGACGGACGCCGCCCTGGCCGCCGATCTGGCGCTGCCGATCGAGGAGCTGGAGCTCACCGTTCGGTCGTACAACTGCCTCAAGCGTGAGGGCGTCCACTCCGTGGGCGAGCTCCTGGCTCGTTCCGAGGCGGACCTCCTGGACATCCGTAACTTCGGTGCGAAGTCCATCGACGAGGTCAAGGCGAAGCTGGCCGGCCTGGGCCTGGGCCTCAAGGACAGCCCGCCCGGATTCGACCCGACCGCCGCCGCCCTCGGCGCGGACGACGACGCGGACGCGGGTTTCGTGGAGACCGAGCAGTACTGA
- a CDS encoding site-specific integrase: MVDVGTDPVTGKRKQLTRTFGTLREAKAEYARITNRRYEGAFVEPNKITVNEWLDQWLAKKAEDLEETTIYSYTMTLGRVRGKLGHLRLQELTEDHVEAWMRWALEDGRVRGGETGTGLGVTSVEMSLARLKEALNRAVARRLVAANVAHEVTIPRKVRKAERRAKAVVQPWNVEEVHAFVRAVKDDRLYGPLLLCLMGLRPAEICGMRWADVDLRTATLTVANTRTVMGNKTVVEKDTKSLAGERQLPLPDLVREALKCFRAMLVADKLAAGERYDDSGYVLVDELGRALNGRQLRERAYKVMDEHGLRRVRLYDARASCFTYLANNGVPDHLLARWAGHTNVKTTKRWYVKPDVEDLRPAADTWGGLASAPAPAHEESVRCGSVSG; this comes from the coding sequence GTGGTCGATGTCGGGACCGATCCCGTTACCGGGAAGCGCAAGCAGTTGACCCGTACCTTCGGCACGCTGAGGGAAGCGAAGGCCGAGTACGCCCGCATCACGAACCGCCGTTACGAGGGGGCGTTCGTCGAGCCCAACAAGATCACGGTGAACGAATGGCTCGATCAGTGGCTCGCCAAGAAGGCCGAAGACCTGGAAGAGACGACCATCTACAGCTACACGATGACCCTGGGCCGTGTCCGGGGGAAACTCGGGCACCTCCGGCTCCAGGAACTGACCGAGGACCACGTCGAGGCGTGGATGAGGTGGGCGCTTGAGGATGGCCGCGTGCGTGGTGGCGAGACGGGCACGGGTCTCGGGGTGACCTCGGTGGAGATGTCCCTGGCGCGGCTGAAGGAGGCACTGAACCGGGCAGTGGCCCGGCGCCTGGTTGCCGCGAACGTCGCCCACGAGGTCACGATCCCTCGGAAAGTGCGCAAGGCGGAGCGCAGGGCCAAGGCGGTGGTGCAGCCCTGGAACGTCGAGGAGGTTCATGCCTTCGTGCGTGCGGTGAAGGACGACCGTCTCTACGGCCCTCTCCTTCTCTGTCTGATGGGCCTGCGGCCGGCGGAGATATGCGGCATGCGCTGGGCCGATGTCGACCTGCGCACGGCCACCCTGACTGTCGCCAACACGCGAACGGTGATGGGGAACAAGACCGTGGTGGAGAAGGACACGAAGTCTCTCGCCGGTGAACGGCAGCTTCCCCTGCCCGATCTGGTCCGGGAGGCCCTGAAATGCTTCAGGGCCATGCTGGTGGCCGACAAGCTGGCGGCGGGGGAGAGGTATGACGACAGCGGGTACGTGCTCGTGGACGAACTCGGCAGGGCACTCAACGGACGGCAGCTGCGCGAGCGGGCGTACAAGGTCATGGACGAGCACGGGCTGCGGCGTGTCCGCTTGTACGACGCTCGCGCGAGTTGCTTCACATACCTCGCGAACAACGGGGTGCCGGATCACCTCCTGGCCCGGTGGGCAGGGCACACCAACGTCAAGACCACGAAGCGCTGGTATGTGAAGCCGGATGTGGAGGATCTTCGTCCGGCAGCGGATACGTGGGGAGGTCTCGCGAGCGCCCCCGCCCCCGCTCACGAAGAGAGTGTGAGATGTGGGAGCGTGAGCGGGTGA
- a CDS encoding RICIN domain-containing protein, which produces MTSQRSGGPRPAARRRRVHPTLAALLAAALAVLGLVAAGQAHALSGDTRMHDPSVIKVGSCYYGFSTGFEHDSLNPSGSITERKTCDSTAATGWTKIGNVWDSTPSWITAKLGSTPPNTWAPDIKYFNGTYHLYYAGSLWGSSYAVMGLATATNIEGPWTDQGMVTDVNYPIDPNVDWGPDGRLYISWGSWTGSGTYMHVLDQSTGKLSTSDNNLWHIAVGIENPTIILNGGYYYLFGSKGTCCSGVNSTYYTVVGRSTSITGPYLDQNGVDMASGGGTPVLAGAYPKVAAGGADAYDDGTSKYLAYHYYDGNNNGQETLDIRQVTFAAGWPVLAAPLGSANNHLLNRNTGKCADVWYASTADGAAVNSGNCNSGTNQQWVPTPVGSAYRLVNVNSGKCLEVGGASTADGAVVDQSTCNGGAQQLWTKRPVIGGYVTFTNANSGRCLEVAGASTANGAALDQSSCDSGTNQQWLVV; this is translated from the coding sequence ATGACCAGCCAACGCAGCGGAGGCCCACGCCCCGCAGCCCGCCGACGGCGCGTCCATCCCACCCTCGCCGCCCTGCTGGCCGCCGCACTGGCCGTTCTGGGCCTGGTCGCAGCCGGCCAGGCGCACGCTCTCAGCGGGGACACCCGGATGCACGACCCGTCCGTCATCAAGGTGGGCAGCTGCTACTACGGGTTCTCCACCGGGTTCGAGCACGACTCGCTCAACCCGAGCGGCTCCATCACCGAACGCAAAACGTGCGACAGCACGGCGGCAACCGGCTGGACCAAGATCGGCAACGTCTGGGACTCCACCCCGTCCTGGATCACGGCCAAGCTCGGTTCCACGCCGCCGAACACCTGGGCCCCGGACATCAAGTACTTCAACGGCACGTACCACCTGTACTACGCCGGTTCGCTCTGGGGTTCTTCGTATGCGGTCATGGGCCTCGCCACCGCCACGAACATCGAAGGCCCCTGGACCGACCAGGGCATGGTCACCGACGTCAACTACCCGATCGACCCCAACGTCGACTGGGGGCCCGACGGCCGCCTGTACATCTCCTGGGGGTCCTGGACCGGCTCCGGCACCTACATGCACGTGCTGGACCAGTCCACGGGCAAGCTGTCCACGAGCGACAACAACCTCTGGCACATCGCCGTCGGCATCGAGAACCCGACGATCATCCTCAACGGCGGCTACTACTACCTCTTCGGCTCGAAGGGCACCTGCTGCAGCGGGGTCAACAGCACCTACTACACCGTGGTCGGCCGGTCCACCAGCATCACCGGCCCCTACCTCGACCAGAACGGCGTGGACATGGCCTCCGGCGGAGGAACCCCCGTGCTCGCCGGCGCCTACCCGAAGGTGGCGGCCGGGGGCGCGGACGCCTACGACGACGGCACGTCGAAGTACCTCGCTTACCACTACTACGACGGGAACAACAACGGGCAGGAGACCCTCGACATCCGCCAGGTCACCTTCGCGGCCGGCTGGCCCGTCCTGGCCGCCCCGCTGGGCTCCGCGAACAACCACCTCCTGAACCGCAACACCGGCAAGTGCGCCGACGTCTGGTACGCGAGCACCGCTGACGGGGCAGCCGTGAACTCCGGGAACTGCAACTCCGGAACCAACCAGCAATGGGTGCCGACCCCCGTCGGGTCCGCCTACCGGCTGGTCAACGTCAACAGCGGGAAGTGTCTGGAAGTCGGCGGCGCCTCCACCGCCGACGGCGCTGTGGTCGACCAGTCGACCTGTAACGGCGGCGCACAGCAGCTCTGGACGAAGAGGCCGGTCATCGGTGGGTACGTCACCTTCACGAACGCCAACAGCGGCCGATGCCTCGAAGTCGCCGGGGCGTCGACCGCCAACGGAGCGGCCCTGGACCAGTCGAGCTGCGACTCCGGGACGAACCAACAGTGGCTGGTCGTCTGA